The Tissierellales bacterium genome window below encodes:
- a CDS encoding phosphoenolpyruvate hydrolase family protein, producing the protein MNRENILKALRAQININGHIIGVSTGSGVTAKYAVKGGADFILALSAGKFRMMGRSSLASFLCYGNSNDIVMQLGMTEILPLVKDTPVLFGINPNDPSKNLYDYIKQIKNNGFSGINNFPSIGLFDGQFREALEEEGISFQTEVEAIRIANFLDMFTVAFVFNEDQAIEMVRAGADILCVHLGLTEGGFLGAKKSFSIEHAKLVTDKIFSAIKKEDHTPIKMVYGGPASKPIDLAYLYGNTDIEGYIGGSSFERIPVENAILESTRAFKSYRDNVEDPLINHMNDSSKKYDYADFVKKYIDSNYSKVIRISELALVLHISESYLSKKFKKDVGCSFSEYLVKYRINKASSIIKEEDIPLKKVAEMVGYFDYSQFSKMFKKYKGISPNQYLKTYKHK; encoded by the coding sequence TTGAATCGTGAGAACATACTAAAAGCCCTAAGGGCTCAAATTAACATAAATGGCCATATTATTGGTGTTTCTACTGGTAGTGGTGTCACTGCAAAGTATGCTGTAAAGGGTGGAGCTGATTTCATACTAGCCCTAAGCGCTGGTAAGTTTCGTATGATGGGGAGAAGTTCACTTGCTAGTTTTTTGTGCTATGGAAATAGTAATGATATAGTTATGCAACTTGGAATGACTGAAATATTACCATTAGTAAAAGATACACCTGTTTTGTTTGGAATTAACCCCAATGATCCATCAAAGAATTTATATGATTACATAAAACAAATAAAAAATAATGGCTTTTCAGGTATTAATAATTTCCCAAGTATCGGACTATTTGATGGACAATTCAGAGAAGCACTTGAAGAAGAAGGCATTTCTTTTCAAACAGAAGTTGAAGCAATACGAATTGCAAACTTTCTTGATATGTTTACTGTAGCCTTTGTATTTAATGAAGATCAAGCAATTGAAATGGTTAGAGCTGGGGCTGATATATTGTGCGTTCATCTTGGTCTAACAGAAGGTGGTTTCCTTGGGGCTAAGAAAAGTTTTTCTATTGAACATGCAAAATTAGTTACTGATAAGATATTTTCAGCTATAAAGAAGGAAGACCATACACCTATAAAGATGGTATATGGTGGTCCCGCATCAAAACCTATTGATCTAGCATATCTATATGGAAACACTGATATAGAAGGATATATTGGTGGTTCTTCATTTGAAAGAATACCTGTAGAAAATGCAATACTTGAGTCAACAAGGGCATTTAAATCATATAGGGATAATGTTGAGGACCCACTGATTAATCATATGAATGATTCTTCAAAAAAATATGACTATGCGGACTTTGTAAAAAAATATATAGACTCTAATTATTCTAAAGTCATTAGAATCAGCGAACTTGCCTTGGTTCTACACATATCAGAGTCATATCTTAGCAAAAAGTTTAAAAAAGATGTCGGATGTAGTTTCTCAGAATACCTTGTAAAATACAGAATAAACAAGGCTTCTTCAATAATAAAAGAGGAAGATATTCCATTAAAAAAAGTTGCTGAAATGGTCGGTTATTTTGATTATTCTCAGTTCAGCAAAATGTTTAAAAAGTACAAAGGTATATCACCTAATCAATACTTAAAGACATATAAACACAAGTAA
- a CDS encoding Tm-1-like ATP-binding domain-containing protein → MNYNDSIVFYFYIIYGEVARLKTIAIAGTFDSKGKEFLYVKERIESLGLNTMTIHTGVFEPTFEADISNEELAKIVGENIKDIRNKNDRGYAMEILSKSMEILVPELYKEGKIDGIISLGGSGGTSLVTPAMRALPIGIPKVMVSTMASGETSQYVGTSDIVMIPSVVDVAGLNKVSMKIFNNAVNAIYGMVSNDSEVSEGQRPLIAASMFGVTTPCIDKAKAYIEEQGYEVLVFHATGVGGKSMESLIEAGYFTGVLDLTTTEWCDEIVGGVLNAGPNRLEAAAKNNIPQVVSVGAVDMVNFGPLESVPSEFKDRNLYKHNPTVTLMRTSVDENVAIGKVIAEKLNMASGNTALMLPLKGVSLIDVEGQPFYGKEEDEALFNVLRDTVNKETVDFIEINASINDDEFALAADKKLIDMIENSKIN, encoded by the coding sequence TTGAATTATAACGATTCTATCGTTTTTTATTTCTATATTATTTATGGGGAGGTAGCTAGATTGAAAACAATTGCAATTGCTGGAACATTTGATTCCAAAGGTAAAGAATTTCTTTATGTAAAAGAGCGTATTGAATCACTAGGACTTAACACCATGACAATACATACAGGGGTATTCGAACCCACATTTGAAGCTGATATTTCAAATGAAGAACTAGCAAAAATAGTAGGAGAAAACATTAAGGATATACGTAATAAAAATGACCGTGGATATGCCATGGAAATCTTGTCAAAATCCATGGAAATATTAGTTCCTGAACTATATAAAGAAGGAAAGATTGATGGAATTATTTCATTAGGTGGCTCAGGTGGTACGTCTCTAGTAACACCAGCTATGAGAGCTCTACCTATTGGAATACCAAAAGTAATGGTGTCTACAATGGCTTCTGGAGAGACTTCACAATATGTTGGAACAAGTGACATAGTCATGATTCCTTCAGTAGTTGATGTTGCTGGCTTAAACAAAGTTTCTATGAAAATATTCAATAATGCCGTGAATGCTATATACGGAATGGTATCAAATGATTCAGAAGTATCTGAAGGCCAGAGGCCACTAATAGCAGCATCCATGTTCGGTGTTACAACGCCATGTATTGATAAGGCCAAAGCTTATATTGAAGAACAAGGATATGAAGTACTTGTTTTCCATGCAACAGGAGTTGGTGGGAAGTCTATGGAGTCATTAATTGAAGCTGGTTATTTTACAGGAGTACTTGATCTGACAACTACTGAATGGTGCGATGAGATAGTTGGCGGAGTTCTTAATGCAGGCCCTAATAGACTTGAAGCCGCTGCTAAAAATAACATTCCACAAGTTGTTTCAGTAGGAGCAGTAGATATGGTTAATTTTGGCCCTCTAGAATCAGTTCCTTCAGAATTTAAAGATAGAAATCTATATAAACATAATCCAACAGTTACTTTAATGAGAACATCTGTAGATGAAAATGTAGCTATTGGAAAAGTTATTGCAGAAAAATTAAATATGGCATCTGGAAATACTGCATTGATGCTTCCTCTAAAAGGAGTTTCACTAATAGACGTTGAAGGTCAGCCTTTCTATGGAAAAGAAGAAGATGAAGCCCTATTTAATGTACTAAGGGATACTGTTAACAAAGAAACAGTTGATTTTATAGAAATCAACGCATCAATTAATGATGACGAATTTGCTTTAGCTGCAGACAAAAAGCTTATTGATATGATAGAGAATTCAAAAATAAATTAA
- a CDS encoding phosphoenolpyruvate hydrolase family protein — protein sequence MNTKSRLEIMQDFKKEISDGNILLGVGAGTGITAKSSEAGGADMLIIYNSGRYRMAGRGSLAGLLSYGDANQIVVDMGSEVLPVVKKTPVLAGVCGTDPFRLMEVYLKQLKDMGFNGVQNFPTVGLIDGVFRQNLEETGMGYGLEVDMIRKAHELDMLTCPYVFDEDQAKAMAEAGADILVAHMGLTTKGTIGAQTALTLDESVEKIKKIMSAGKEVNPDIIVICHGGPIADPEDAKYVIENTPGIDGFFGASSIERFAAESGIKAQSEAFKNISK from the coding sequence ATGAATACTAAAAGTCGTTTAGAAATTATGCAAGACTTCAAAAAAGAAATAAGTGATGGTAATATCCTTCTAGGTGTAGGTGCTGGTACTGGTATTACTGCTAAATCAAGTGAAGCTGGTGGAGCAGATATGCTTATAATATATAACTCAGGTAGATATCGTATGGCAGGACGTGGTTCCTTAGCAGGGCTACTATCGTATGGTGATGCAAACCAAATTGTTGTAGATATGGGTTCTGAGGTCCTACCAGTTGTTAAAAAAACACCTGTTCTAGCAGGTGTTTGTGGTACTGATCCCTTTAGATTAATGGAAGTTTACCTAAAACAGTTAAAGGATATGGGATTCAACGGAGTACAAAACTTCCCAACAGTAGGTCTTATAGACGGTGTATTTAGACAAAATCTTGAAGAAACAGGTATGGGTTATGGACTAGAGGTAGATATGATTAGAAAAGCCCATGAACTAGATATGCTTACTTGTCCATATGTTTTTGATGAAGATCAAGCAAAAGCAATGGCTGAAGCAGGTGCAGACATACTTGTAGCACATATGGGACTAACAACAAAAGGAACAATAGGAGCGCAAACAGCCCTAACACTTGATGAAAGTGTTGAAAAAATCAAGAAAATCATGTCAGCAGGTAAAGAAGTAAATCCAGATATAATAGTAATTTGCCACGGCGGACCAATAGCAGATCCAGAGGACGCAAAATACGTAATCGAAAATACACCAGGAATAGACGGTTTCTTCGGTGCATCAAGTATAGAAAGATTCGCAGCAGAAAGTGGAATCAAAGCACAATCAGAAGCATTTAAAAATATTTCTAAGTAA